One segment of Drosophila ananassae strain 14024-0371.13 chromosome 3R, ASM1763931v2, whole genome shotgun sequence DNA contains the following:
- the LOC6496734 gene encoding seminal metalloprotease 1 yields MSKVGIVTFLLMQVLISWGKPLPAGVYDPEEAGGFVQGDMMLTPDQKNNLAFGPKARNGVINPEKRWPQNLVVYRISDDFDNSHKKAIETAIETLKQNTCIKFREATDADTAYLTVTANPGGCYTAVGYRGAPQEMNLEVYPLGEGCFRPGTILHEFMHALGFYHQQSSAIRDGFVNVVYDNIVPGKEFNFEKYSDSVVTDFDLGYDYDSCLHYRPGAFSINGEDTIVPLDSSAQIGQRLGLSSKDIDKINIMYKCPILV; encoded by the coding sequence ATGTCGAAAGTGGGAATAGTGACTTTTCTACTGATGCAAGTCCTAATCAGCTGGGGCAAACCTTTGCCCGCAGGGGTCTACGACCCGGAAGAGGCTGGTGGCTTTGTGCAAGGCGACATGATGTTAACGCCGGATCAGAAAAATAATCTCGCATTTGGCCCCAAGGCCAGGAATGGCGTCATAAATCCTGAGAAGCGGTGGCCTCAGAACTTGGTGGTCTACAGAATTTCCGATGACTTCGATAATTCGCACAAAAAAGCCATCGAGACTGCCATTGAAACGTTGAAGCAAAACACCTGCATCAAATTTCGAGAGGCCACTGACGCGGACACAGCGTATCTAACGGTTACTGCAAATCCAGGAGGTTGCTACACTGCAGTTGGTTACCGGGGAGCGCCGCAGGAAATGAACCTTGAAGTATATCCACTGGGAGAAGGATGCTTTAGGCCAGGAACTATTCTGCACGAATTCATGCATGCCCTGGGATTCTACCATCAGCAAAGTTCAGCCATTCGGGACGGATTCGTAAATGTGGTCTACGACAACATCGTGCCCGGCAAGGAGTTTAACTTTGAAAAGTATTCGGACTCAGTGGTCACAGACTTTGATCTGGGGTACGACTACGACAGCTGCCTACACTACAGACCGGGTGCCTTCTCCATCAACGGCGAGGACACTATAGTTCCTCTGGACTCCAGTGCTCAAATTGGGCAACGCTTGGGTCTTAGTTCCAAGGACATAGACAAAATCAACATCATGTACAAGTGTCCTATTTTGGTATGA
- the LOC6496733 gene encoding seminal metalloprotease 1 — translation MYALMVPVLWITVTGGLNYPFDDPELSPDFFQGDIIIPPLKQRNGMNTALHLWPNRTVWFEIEPNIFGDDHMVLIRKAMNTIQENSCVIFRNATEAERNFSLLITSQTKGCSTLILGFRNSTNKMNLQLFDPGRGCFRIGSLIHEFLHVLGFEHQHVAHNRDQFVRIEWENIQPEFKINFINNDKLSNFTSFGESYDYDSVMHYIPTAFSKNGKPTITPLKKVGQRMGQRVGMSEIDIRKLNKMYKCPGYV, via the exons ATGTATGCATTGATGGTGCCTGTGCTTTGGATAACTGTAACAGGAGGTCTTAATTATCCTTTCGATGACCCCGAGCTTTCCCCGGACTTTTTCCAAGGGGATATCATAATTCCTCCCCTGAAGCAAAGAAATGGGATGAATACAGCCCTGCATCTGTGGCCAAATCGTACGGTTTGGTTTGAGATCGAACCAAATATATTTG GAGACGACCACATGGTATTAATCCGCAAAGCCATGAATACGATCCAGGAAAACTCATGTGTAATCTTTCGAAACGCCACTGAAGCCGAACGGAATTTTTCGCTTCTTATAACATCACAAACCAAAGGTTGCAGCACTCTGATCTTGGGATTCAGAAACTCCACGAATAAAATGAACCTTCAGCTCTTTGATCCTGGCAGAGGATGTTTCCGAATAGGTTCACTCATCCACGAGTTTCTGCATGTTCTTGGTTTTGAACATCAGCACGTGGCCCACAACCGGGACCAATTTGTTCGCATCGAGTGGGAAAACATTCAACCAGAATTCaagataaattttataaataacgACAAGCTATCAAATTTTACCAGCTTTGGGGAAAGCTACGACTACGATAGTGTAATGCACTATATTCCCACAGCCTTTTCCAAAAACGGAAAGCCAACCATTACACCTTTAAAGAAAGTTGGTCAACGAATGGGACAGAGAGTTGGCAtgagtgaaattgatattagAAAGTTGAACAAAATGTATAAATGTCCTGGCTATGtttga
- the LOC6496732 gene encoding seminal metalloprotease 1 — translation MQTCAVTVAIIFLASSCLAAPAKQERVETDPELTAGYIQGDMVPRPDARNGLRDETYRWPNKIIYYYINRNIDTDHRNHILRGIRIIEQNSCLNFKEATTDQDYYINVTSEAGGCYSYVGYLNRVQQLNLQNYDLDAGCFRLGTIVHEFLHALGFYHQHSTWNRDEYVRIAEENITEGTEGNFNKYDNETVDDYNEPYDYGSVLHYTAYAFSKNGEMTIVPLQEGAEELMGQRLQMSQSDINKLNTMYKCPRQV, via the exons ATGCAGACCTGTGCCGTGACGGTGGCGATTATTTTTCTGGCCAGCAGTTGCTTGGCCGCCCCTGCTAAGCAGGAAAGAGTCGAGACCGATCCGGAGCTGACAGCTGGCTACATTCAGGGGGATATGGTTCCCAGACCCGATGCTAGAAATGGTCTGCGTGATGAAACCTATAGGTGGCCAAATAAGATTATCTACTATTATATCAACAGGAATATTG ATACCGATCATCGCAACCATATTCTTCGAGGCATCCGAATCATTGAGCAGAACTCCTGCCTGAATTTCAAAGAAGCCACCACGGATCAGGACTACTACATAAACGTCACATCGGAGGCTGGCGGATGCTACTCCTACGTGGGCTACCTGAATAGGGTGCAGCAATTGAATCTGCAGAATTACGATCTGGATGCCGGTTGCTTTCGCCTGGGAACCATTGTCCACGAGTTTCTCCATGCCTTGGGATTCTATCACCAGCACAGCACGTGGAATCGGGATGAATATGTCAGAATCGCAGAGGAAAATATAACCGAAGGCACTGAGGGAAACTTTAACAAGTACGACAACGAGACCGTAGATGATTACAACGAACCCTACGACTACGGAAGTGTCCTGCACTACACGGCGTATGCATTCTCCAAGAACGGCGAGATGACCATCGTCCCGCTGCAGGAAGGAGCCGAGGAGCTCATGGGTCAGCGACTGCAAATGTCCCAGTCCGACATTAATAAGCTGAACACCATGTATAAGTGTCCAAGACAGGTTTAA